From the Cryptomeria japonica chromosome 2, Sugi_1.0, whole genome shotgun sequence genome, one window contains:
- the LOC131859403 gene encoding methyltransferase FGSG_00040-like, which yields MKGLCMDNRTLLDLYYNRYHAQMELGRYAEALQDAENCCNRDPSDINGFKNKIRALLALGRYKEAYRLLKTRQDTEDQDFTSTYRKWATFYVDMSTPNAFKPDGDFIGPVEIRMTSNGCGRGLFATENIKATEVALISKALAVSDKVLGDPINNGLLQRLKEALSSSGDNNSILFLSHVTSIHHQFSNFLPQMSYFMKDSAEENNLSGGKGKNFCRTIYENLLLRVINRIALDNSYSPSVVRKKGMQKFISNSDLMMRFYNGVWLLPSFINHSCAPNAARMSDGDITRIHATKNIEKGQEITIPYFGVLVSYYIRQQYCQNFGFGCECKCKRCDVERKFINSDSKVHKLYSEYQVACRSEMNQRSSLLMPLLERVEDLLRNFNGDKESEAWIRSSFLVVYLAHVSSGSSNPCPPPSVITPDLVLEQAYSIFQTCPGDVQILIFCQFCLKFLKCPEDEQSSSTSPLKLIFKLMQTVCSLVYGQQREGILKAVFKNFIKDTFPNILV from the coding sequence ATGAAGGGACTGTGTATGGATAATCGTACTCTACTTGACCTGTACTATAACAGATATCACGCTCAAATGGAACTTGGGCGATATGCAGAAGCGCTACAAGATGCGGAGAATTGCTGTAACCGAGACCCTTCCGACATCAATGGATTCAAAAATAAAATTCGAGCACTCTTGGCTTTGGGAAGATATAAAGAAGCATATCGATTACTCAAAACTCGTCAAGATACTGAAGATCAAGATTTTACTTCCACCTATCGTAAATGGGCTACATTTTATGTTGACATGAGTACACCCAATGCATTTAAACCAGATGGGGATTTCATTGGGCCAGTGGAGATCAGAATGACAAGCAATGGTTGCGGCAGGGGTTTGTTTGCCACGGAGAATATCAAGGCAACTGAAGTGGCGTTGATTAGCAAGGCTTTAGCTGTGTCCGACAAAGTACTGGGCGATCCCATCAATAATGGGCTGCTTCAAAGGCTCAAAGAAGCGCTGAGTTCAAGCGGAGACAACAATTCAATACTCTTTCTTTCGCACGTCACTTCCATCCATCATCAATTCTCGAATTTCCTTCCCCAAATGTCATATTTCATGAAGGATTCCGCCGAAGAGAACAATTTGTCAGGTGGAAAGGGAAAGAATTTCTGTAGAACTATATATGAAAATCTCCTCCTTCGTGTCATAAATCGAATAGCACTGGACAACTCTTATAGTCCATCTGTTGTGCGAAAAAAGGGTATGCAAAAATTCATTTCCAATTCTGATCTCATGATGAGGTTCTATAATGGCGTATGGCTTCTTCCTTCCTTTATAAATCATTCATGTGCACCCAACGCAGCAAGAATGAGTGATGGTGATATTACGAGAATCCATGCCACCAAGAACATCGAAAAGGGCCAAGAAATCACAATACCCTATTTCGGAGTCCTGGTTTCCTATTACATTCGACAACAATATTGCCAAAACTTCGGTTTCGGGTGTGAATGCAAGTGCAAAAGATGCGACGTGGAAAGAAAGTTTATAAATTCTGATTCAAAAGTTCACAAACTTTACAGTGAGTATCAAGTTGCCTGCAGATCCGAAATGAATCAACGATCTTCTTTGTTGATGCCGCTTCTGGAACGAGTGGAAGACCTTTTAAGAAATTTTAATGGTGATAAAGAGAGTGAAGCATGGATTCGATCCTCCTTTCTGGTAGTTTATTTGGCACATGTCTCTTCCGGGAGTTCGAATCCGTGCCCACCGCCTTCTGTCATTACGCCCGATCTTGTATTGGAGCAAGCATATTCGATATTTCAAACATGTCCTGGGGACGTTCAAATTCTCATATTTTGCCAATTTTGCCTCAAATTTCTCAAGTGCCCAGAAGACGAACAGTCCAGTTCGACATCACCTCTGAAACTTATCTTCAAGTTAATGCAAACGGTCTGTTCGCTAGTCTACGGACAACAGAGGGAAGGTATTCTAAAAGCTGTTTTCAAAAACTTCATAAAAGATACCTTCCCAAATATATTGGTATAG